ACGCGCTTACGATTGTGAGGCTGGAAAGTTCTTTTCATTGTAGTAACCTTTATTAAAAGTCCAAAAAAATTTTTCGGTTTGCAAAGTTAGTAATTATTCATGATAAATCAAGGGGTGGAATCTTGATAAAAGCAACTTTTACAGCCGAATTTCGGTCTTCCACAGCCACCCTTTCACCTTATCAACAATTTATAAACATTTTTATTTTTCGCCCTAGCCGTCCATCATACTGCGGATTTGATTCTTCCCGAGGGACTTCGCCACCTGAAGAAGTTCCATCACCTTATCCAGAGCAAGCTTTGCATTCAGGAGACTGCGGTTACCACAAGTCACAAACCCAGCGGAAATGGTCAAGTGGACCATGGAATTTTCCTCAAAGCGCATGTTTTCCACATCCCGGCGGATCTGTTCCCCACGGGCAAGGGCCTCCCCTTCCGAGGAATCTTCCATCACGAACACAAAGGAGCCACTTCCGCAGCGGGCCACGCATTCCTTCCCCGAGGAGGATTTCTTCTGCATAAGAAGCTGGGCTACCGCACACAAGGCGCGATCCCCAAAGGCATGTCCATAGCCATAGTTAAGATGTTCCAGGCCATCCAGGTCCAGCATGAACAAGAAGTAGGAATCCCTACGACGCCATACCTCGTTTTCCAGGAAGGTCATCAGGTAACGACGATTATATACTTCCGTCAGCGGGTCTCGCATGGACAGGTAGTCCAGCTTGGCCAGCAGTTCTTCCTTGGACTCTCGTTCCACGGCATAAGAGCGCATGGCCACAGCGCCCACCGCAAAAAGCGTAATGGACGTAAGAATTACAGTCACTAGGATGTCCAAGTAGGAGTCATCCCTATTCAATTCCATAAACACTAGCTCTGGTTGCCGCCAGGTCACTACAAGTGTGGTCACCTGGACCGCCACAGAAACAAGGAACGCAATCAGTTTAGGGTACCCGCGCTTTGCATAGGCCAAAAGTGCAGTAGCCGTAATGCAGTAGAGTGGCATGCCGCTAGTAATGCCCCCGCAGAATAGAAACAGCAAAGGCAGCATGAAACAGGTCAGTACGCAGCAAAGCACCAGGTAACACTGGTCATAGAGGGAAGTTCGCACCGCAACCAATGCAACCACCAAGCAAACCGCCGCACAGCCAATGCTGCAAAGGGACGCGGTCATATTCAACCCCTCGAATATGGTAAATACCGCAGAAGATGTAGCCACCAAGGTCACCACAACCAAGATGGACCAGAACAGCCGACGCTCCAAAGTCTGCTGCTGTTTGATAAACTATTTAAGTGTGCCCATATTTCTCCTTTGGATACAATATAAATTGTTTTATCCCGTGCGGCACTTTCTGGCTTTTATTATATTATTCCACAAAATAGCTTCGGCTCAGAAATTGCAGGTCTAATATGGAACTTACACCTCTTGACATTCGAAATCAGTCTTTCCACAAGAAAAGCCTCGGTGGCATCGATCCCGCCGAAGTGAAAGCCTTCCTCGACACAGCAGCCAAGGCCTTCGAACAAATGTCCAGAGACCGTACCGACCTGACCGAACGCCTGAAGGTAGCCGAAGAACGAGTCAATTACTACCGCCAGATTGAAAAGACCATCCAGGACGCCGTGGTTACCATGCAGCGCACCATCGACGAAGTGAAGGCCACTGCCGAAAAGGAAGCGGAAATCATCATCGCCGAAGCCAAGGCCCGCGCCGTCCGCGAAGTGGAGAGCACCAAGCGCGAAGCCGAAGAACTCCGTATGGAAATCGAACAGCTGAAGCAGATCCGCGCCAACTATTTCATCCGTTGCCGCTCCCTCATCAAGGGTCAGGAAGACTTGCTTTCCGCTATGGAAAACGACCAGCGTGAACTGGAAGCCCTGGAGCAGCAGCCCAGAAGACAGGTTCCCCCTACCGGTAACGTACTGGCCTAAGCCGCCCTTTCAAGAGCGACAACCATGAAGATCAACATCAAGGTACACGCCCGCAGCAAGCGAGAGTCCGTCACGCCCCAGCCTGACGGAAGCTTCAAGGTAGAAGTAAAGGCACCTCCCGTAGAAGGCGCCGCTAACGAAGCCATCTGCGAACTTCTGGCCGAACACTTCAAGGTGAAAAAGCGCGACGTTCGTGTTGTGCTGGGAAGTACAAACAACAAGAAAGTCGTCGAGATCGACGGCATCTAGTGATTTAAAAGAACTTTTGAATTAGTTCATGGAAGGGTCGTAAACCACCACACGGTTACGGCCCTGATTTTTTGCCTGGTAGAGCGCCTTGTCCGCATTATCGATGGCAAGCTTGTAATTCTCACCATCATAACCAGAAATACCTGCAGATACCGTTACGGGGCATACGCCATTGTTCCTGTCCTGGAACTTCTGGCGAATATCATCCACAAAGGTATGGGCACGTTCAATAGACGTCTGGGGAAGAATCAAGATGAATTCCTCACCACCCCAGCGAACGAAGCAATCCTTCTTCTGGATGGATTCCAATACGGTAGCCGCAAATTCCTTAAGGACACGGTCCCCGCAGGGATGACCATACTCGTCATTCACCTGCTTGAAATGGTCAATGTCGAACATGGCTAGGCTAACAGGTTCCACAAATTCGTCGATAAAGCGAGTTCCATCCCTACGAATAAGAGTCTTTGTCACGTTGCGGTTATGTGCGCCAGTAAGTTCATCGTAGAGGGACAGGTAACGCAGACGTTCGGACATAGTATAGTGCTTTACGTATAGCTTTTCCATAAAGAAATGACATCCGCAAATGCCTATCCAGCAGGGAACGTTCAAGGACAAGATGATATCCAGATTCTGGTATTGAACAATAGGATGGCTCACCAGAATGAAGACGATAACCAGGGTATGAGCTATGGTAGAATAAGCCCAGGGAGCAGCGAAGCCTACCGCGAAAAACAGCAGCTGAGTAATGCAGGCCCCTTCAGAAAAATGAGTCTTGTCCGGAAGGAAATAGACAGCCCACATGGTACAGAGCAGAATCATATGAAGCACACCATAGGATGCAACTACCATGGGCTTGTAATAACGGGTACTGCGGGCAATCTTGATGAAAATAAGCAGTCCAAGGAAAGGAACCAGACGTGCGGGAAGAGTTTCCCAAGCCATACGTCCAAAGAGCTGGCAGTCCGAAACGAAGTACATGGGCATGCACATCACAGACAGGAACACCACCCAGTAAGCGAATCGCCTGTAGAAACGATACTTGGACTGGTAGAATGATTGACGATCTATATCAGCAGGAAGTAAAGTCATGATAGGGCCTGGCTCATTTCGTTTAACTTAGAGTTGATACTGTGCTTACCGAAATCCATTTCGAAAGCACCCATACGCACCGTAATCTTGCAGGGGCAGTCGCGAAGCTTGTTATAGTCCGCAATGTTCGCCTTGATGCGAGCAATGCTTACACTGGACACCATAGCCGTACGAGAATGCATTAGCACGATGAACTCATCAGCGGAATAACGAATGACGTTTCCTGTTTCACCGACGGCATGGCTCAGCAGGCGGGACAGAGAACGAAGAACACGGTCCCCCACATCACGTCCATGATTTTCATTAATCGTCTTGAAACCATTAATGTTCAGGAGAATCACGGTCACCATCTTGTTCTTCTCCTTACCGAACTGGCCGGAAATGAAATCCAGATATGCCTTGTTGAAAGCCCCCGTCAGATCGTCCTTGTAAATCATGTTTTTCTGTAAACTTGCAAGCACACCCGCAATGGACACAGCGAAGCTAGCACAAAGAACAGACACCCCATAGAAGAGTGACTGGCAAACGGTCCCTACCACAAAAGGCATGATGTAAATCCAGAAGGGGAACATCTTGAGCAATCCCCCTCTCTTGCGAGCGATCAAGTAAAGAATCATGCTATCAATCACAAATCCGTGACAGATGAATACATACAGGTAGTACCCAAATTCACGAACATAGCGATTATTGTCATCTACGTAGAAGATGATGGGAACAAAACAGTTCACAATCATGGCAAAGATGCCTAGAGCAAGGAACGCCCCCAAGATAGCCTTGTGGACGAACTTCAGGCGGAACTGCATGTGGCTAACCATGAACATGAACCAGGCAAAAGCACTAAGCATGTCGACCCAGTACAACAATCCATTCAGAATGTAATTTACGTAATGGGAAACAAATCCGGGAACACCATCCAGCCAACAGACGATAGGATCAAGGATACACCCCAGGAACGCAAGCCCGCTTAAGGCAACAATGCTGCGGTTTTCCGGAGTCTTATCCTTAAGGCGCCAGGCGTTACTGGCGATCAGGACCAGAATCAGGAAAATGCCAAAGCAATTGGCTACAAGAACTGTTGAAAAGACGAAGGTCTGTTCCATGACTACAATCCGCAACTCCACTGCTTGCCATCGGGAACTACCCCTTCATTTTCAGGCAAGTTTCTCAGGAACTGATCCAGGGTAACACTTTCCAGATAGCCCCGAATCAGGGAATCCAGTTCCTTCCACACGGGAAGAGTAATGCAGGTAGAGGCGCGCTCGCAACGGTTTTCCTCATCATCTAGGCAAGCCACAGGCGCCACAGAGGTTTCGGTCAATTTCAAAATGTCCCACACGGTACATTCGGTGGGTTCACAGCGCATGCGGTAACCACCACCCTTGCCGCGGGAGCCTTCCAGGACCTTGGCGCGGACCAACGTTCCAAGAATTCCTTCCAGGTACTTTTCAGAGATTTGCTGTCTTGCAGACAAAGCCTGTAGCTTTACATAGTTTTCCCGACCCTGTCTGGCCAAGTCCACCATGACTCTCAAAGCATATCGACCCTTTGTAGAAATTCTCATGAAAACCTCTTTTCAATATTACAAAAGTAAAAAGAGAAAAGGACCCCGTCAAAGGTCCTTTCCTTGAAATGCTATAGGTTTTGTATGAATTTACTCGCCCAGGTATTCCACAGCGAAGATCAGGGTAGATCCGCCCGGAATGGGGCCCGCTCCACGGCTGCCATAACCCAGTCCCGGAGGTACAATAAGGATTCTCTTTTCGCCCGGAAGCATGCCCTGAACGCCCAGATCCCAACCACGGATCACGCGGCCGCCACCCAGGGGGAAGTCGAAGGGCTGGCCACGATCGCGAGAGCTATCGAACTTGTAACCGTTGGTAAGCCAGCCGGTATAATGGACCTTGGCGTTAATGCCCTTCTGGGCAGGTTCGCCTTCGCCTTCCTTGATGATAGCGTAGCGAAGACCTTCGGAGCCATTTTCAATCTTCAAGGTCGTAGTATCCGGGAAGAAGTCCATCATCTCCGCAATTTCTTCATCCACTTCGGAGGAAATCAATTCCACGCGGAAAATCAAGGTGGAGTTGGGAGGAATCATGGAGAAAGCCTGAGCACCATAACCCATATTGGGAGAAATACGGAACCAGCGAACGCCGCCTTCACGCATGCCATCCAGACCCTGTTCCCAGCCCTTAATCATCTTGCCGTTGCCAAGAATCACTGACAGGGGTTTACCCATGTCCTTGGAACTACCGAACTTACGGCCAGAGAGGAGCCAGCCAGTATAGTGGACCTTGAGAACGGAGCCAATGGCAGTGGGCTTTCCGGAGCCAACCTTCTCATCGTTAATCTTCAAGCCCTTGGCAACTTCACGCCACTTGAGGCCTTCCACATTCTTGGGGAAAACATCCGGTTCCATGGGCTTTTCGGCGGCAACCAGTTCCACTTCGAAGTAAAGGTCGGAATAGGCGGGAATGCCATCCAGGGAGTTTCCGTCATAGGCCATCTGGTAAGGAACGTAAAGCTTACGGACTTCACCCACCTTCATGCCCACAAGGCCCTTTTCCCAACCCGGAATCACCTGGCCCATACCAAGAGTGAATTCCAGAGGTTCGCCACCTTCGTAGGAATCGGCAAACAGCTTGTTGCCCACATTGGCCGTATCTACTGCTGCAGAGGTGTCCTCGGTCTTGGCGGTATCGGCGGGAGCGTTCTTAGCATCCTTCTTTTTTGAATTGTCAGGATTTGACACTCCAGCAATTTGTTCCGCACTCAGGTCATTTGCCAGGCGAAGGGAATCTGCAACGCGGAGGGAATCCACCAGGCGAGCCTTTTCGGCAGCGATTGCTGCGCTATCCAGATAGAGGTAACCTTTATAGTGTACCTTGATCAGCTGACCCGAACGAATGGGATCACCAGCGCCTTCCTTTACGGTTTCCGTTTTAAACGGGACGGCAAAGCACAGGGAACTCATCAACAGTACAAGAAAAATCTTTAGTTTCGGCATATAATCTCCTATCCCACAAAATAGAAAATGCTAGTTTTTGAGAGTACGGGAAAAACCCCAAACGGAATTGAATATGCTATCAATAGTCATTGTTATCGCAATTATCGTGCTGTCCATCATCCTGGCCGCCATCGGCGCCTACGTGGTGATCCACAGTTCAAACGAAAAAGACGAACCCAAGCCTGTGATCGACGTGTCTGGTCAGTACGCTGTGGTGGTTCGCCCCGCCAGGGAATCCCTGACTGCAGTAAAGCCCTCGGAAGCGTCTCTCCGCTCCTGGCTGGACACTCAGAATCTTAGTGCCGACCAGAAGGAAGCTTTGATTGCCCAGTGGAACGCCACCATGGAAGAAACCATCCGCACGGTGGACGAAGGGGACAAGAACGGAACCGCCACTTACCGCATCGAGCTGGGGCCCAAGGGCAAGGAATACTGCCACTTCGTCAGCGAAGACAACTTTATTACCCGCGAACAGATCAGAAACCACGCCGAAATTCTTCCGCCCTATGTTCTTGGTTGCGACTGCAGACTCCTGCCCAAGCAGCCCTGGGAAAATCCCAGCAAGTCCGGCTGGAAGGCTGTGGTTCCGTCCCGCGGCAGCAATTACGACGTACCGGATTGGAGGCACCTTGCGTAAACAACTTCTTCCTGCTCTTCTTCTGGCTCCGGCCCTGGCATTCTCTGCAGGTTCTGCAATCATCACTCTTGAAATGCCTGTTGGCGCCCGCCAGCTGGGTATGGGTGAAGCAGGTGCGGCCCTTGCAGATGACGCAACCGCCATGTATTACAACCCGGCAGGCCTGGCTTTCGGCCCTCTGGCTGACGAATGGCGCATGAGCTACAAGGCAGACTCAAAGACTGCTCCCTACTTTACCCGCATGGCCTCCCGTTCCAAACCAGGCCTCTTTAGCAAGAGCGAGCTGTGGGCTGGCACCGCCGAAGGTATTTTGAAATTTGATGGCGAAGAATGGGTGAACTACCACTCCATCACTCTCCAGGGTAACGCCAAGGTGAAGGACGCCGTGAAGGTCTACGCTGGTTCCGAACGTGGTCTGGAAGAAAACCTCCGCCAGGTAAAGGCTTTTAACGACATCAAGACTGCCGAAGACGAAAAGCACGTCATCGAAGTGAAGATGCCCTGGAACCTGATCGTCAAGGACACCATCACCGCCATCCTGTACGAAAATCGCACCGAAAAGCTGTGGGTAGGTACCCCCAAGTCTCTGTACCGTTTCGACGGCAAGGGCTGGAAGAACTACGACAGTGAGCTGGGCTCTCATCGAGTGAACGCCTTGGTAAGCCAGGGCGCCTCCATCTGGATCGGTACCGACAACGGCCTCTTCGTTTACCGTAACGGCCAGTTCGAACAGAAGGGCAAGGTCCTTCCCAGCCAGAACATCAAGGCCCTGGTTTGGTCCGAAAGCCGTAAGGAACTCTTTGTAGCTGCAGACGGTGCTGGTGTTGCACGTCTGGTTCCCAAGAAGAGCGTGAACGACAAGGACCGCTGGAGCCTGTTCACCGAAGAAGACGGCGTCATGGACTTGAATCCCACCGCACTTGCCGTGGATAGTTCCGGCCATGTGTGGTCAGCCCATAAGGGCGGACTCTCCCACTTCAACCTCCGCAAGTGGGAACAAGTCCAGTTTGCAGACAACAACGTTAACGACATTTCCGTAGACCAGAAGGGCGGCATCTGGATCGCCACCGACAAGGGCGTATGGCGCCACCTGCCCAACTACGCAACCGCCAGCGGTCGTAAGGCCGAATTGGAACGCACCGCCGAAGAAGAAGCCAGCGGTGAAGTCCAGGACGAATGGGTTCACTATCACTCTGGCAACGGTCTCTCCGTAAACAAGGTCTGGTCCGTTCTCCCTCAAGGTAACGACGTCTGGTTCAGTACCGCCAACGGTATGGAACAGTTCAAGGATGCCGACTACCAGTTGAGTGCCTTCTACGAAAAGCTTTTGCCCATCTTGAACATCCCCGACCTGTACCACCTGTACGGCGGCATGACCGTTCCTCTGAACGACTGGGGTACCATGGGCTTCTTCGTGAACTTCGTCAGCTTCGGTTCCACAGTTGCCTCTGGCGATGTGGACGCAGATGACCTGGTGGCTTACAACAGTTCCGAAATCGTAGGCGGTTTCAGCTATGGTACCCGCTTCCCCGGTGACTGGGGTCTGGGTCTTTCCATCAAGTTCTTCTACTCCGACTTGAGCTCCGGCGCCTCCACCGGTGAAAAGGATGCAACCACCTTCGGTTACGCTTTCGACGTTGGCGTACTCAAGAAGAACCTGATTGTGGATGGTTTGAACCTGGCATTGGTTCTTGCAAACATCGGCCCTAGCGTTTACTACGTAGACAAGACCATCGAAGACCCCATTCCTCTGACTTGGCGTCTGGGACTTTCCTACGAAGTGCTGGCACTTGCAGATTACAAGCTAGTCATTGCAGCCGACTACAACCGCGAAGTGGTGTACGATGACAACAAGGGCAATCCGGAACCCTTCTACATTTCCTGCTGGAAGTCTATCCTCTATCCCGAACGCGGAGGCGAAGGCCTGACTACCGCCAAGAATTCTCTTCTCCAGGGCGTATTCAACCTGGGTGCTGAATTCACCTACGCAAATACCATTGCTCTCCGCGCAGGTTACCTGTACGATAGAACCGGTAAACGTAACGAAGTGGACTTCGGTTTCGGCTTTATGCTGTCTGACATGCTTCAGTTCGACTTCGCCACCATCAAGGACGTAGGCGATAACGATGGTGTTCGCGACGGTCAGATGCGCTTCGGCATGCTGTTTAAATTCTAATAATGACGCAAGGGGCTCTGCCCCTTGGAACCCCGTCGCTAGTCTGCGGCTTCACAAGTGCTCTGCACTTGCTTTCCTTGTCTCGCTCGTTGAGGGGTACTAAAGTACCTCCTCAATTTGTTATGGTATTGAACTTCTGGTGGAGTTTATTGAATGGGGCTCTGCCCCTTGGAACCCCGTCGCTAGTCTGCGGCTTCACAAGTGCTCTGCACTTGCTTTCCTTGTCTCGCTCGTTGAGGGGTACTAAAGTACCTCCTCAATTTGTTATGGTATTGAACTTCTGGTGGAGTTTATTGAATGGGGCTCTGCCCCTTGGAACCCCGTCGCTAGTCTGCGGCTTCACAAGTGCTCTGCACTTGCTTTCCTTGCCTCGCTCGTTGAGGGGTACTAAAGTACCTCCTCAATTTGTTATGGTATTGAACTTCTGGTGGAGTTTATTGAATGGGGCTCTGCCCCCTGCATCTTCGCAATCCCGATTTATAATCCCCGAATTTTCTTGAGGAGTCGCTTCAGCGGCGCTCAAGCAAAAATACGTAAGGCGAGTGAAGTGCGGGTGCTTGCACACGCTTTTCCGAGCCGCAGTATTTTCTTCAAAAAAGAAAAGGCCAACCAAGCGTTGCTTGGAAGGCCGAATTCTTTTTTAGGGGGTCCAGGGGGACAAAGTCCCCTTGCATCATTTAACCCTTTCAAAGATAACGAGGGAGCGTTCCTGGGTGCTGTTGGGGATGGTGTAGAAATGCTTTTCCAGCAGTTTATAACCATAATCCTCGGGGCGCAAAGCCTTCAGTTCATCTGCAGCAGCGGGGCCTTTCATAAAGAATACGCGACCGCCTATCTTTAGGGAATTCTGAAGACGAGGGAAAGTCTTTTCCATCAGTTCAAAGGCTCGGCTAATGACGCCATCCACAGGGATAGTCATGCTATGGCTAGTAACCTTGTGGCCAAAGACATCGATGTTTGTAAGCCCCAACTTCTCGATGACCATGTTCAGGAAATTCACTCGATTAGGACGAGGTTCGCACAGCGTCAAATTAATCTTGGGATTTACGATCTTCAGGGGAATCCCCGGGAAACCAGCGCCACTACCCACGTCAATCATTCGGGCGGGCCACTTTTCCACGTAGGCGTTGATCAAGGTACAGTCCGCATAGTGGCGCTCCACCATCGTTTCAAAAGCATTCAGGCGAGTCAAATCCTGATCTTCATTGTTGGCTCGGATCAACTGGTGGTATTCCCAGATTTGCTTCAGAGTTTCTTCCTGAAGTTCCACACCATAGTAATGCAGAAGCTTGTCCAGACCTTCCAGGGAAGGCTTCACGCGCTTGCCGTTGAACAGCGGAAATTCCGTGCGGGGAGCCTTCATGTGTGGCACAAAGGCGCTACCCAGTGCATCTGCACCGCGGGCAGGCATGCGGGAAGGAATTTTACTCCAGGACTTTCCAGATTTTTTTGACCAGTTTGAATTTGCCATGTCCCAAAAGTAGAAATCCCGAAACTTTTACGAAAATTTTTCGTACAAATGGGGGCAAAAGAACGTGTATAGGAAGAGGTTTTTTATGAACGACTGTACACGGACTTGCAAAATGAAATTTCGGAAGAAAATCCTGCTGGTTACTTTAATGTTCACGACCTGGGCAACCGCTGACCACACCCCCCTTCAGGAATCCCAGATTTTTGACTGGTGGGACGACGGCCTGATTACGGCAGAAGAGGCAGGCGAACTTCTGGATCTGATTCAGGACGGGAATTTTGAAGAGGCATGCCTCCTGTCCCAAGCGCTTGCATTGGAATCATGCGAAGAGGAAAAGACCGTACAGAAAAGAATCGCGCCCTCCCTTACGCCGGAGGGTTACGTTTCCTGGACAGCTCGAATGGATTCGTTAGGAATGCTGGAGCGGCATTTCACGGATTTGAACATACGGTTCTACCGCTATTCCCTGCACTTGGGAACCCACTCCCAGCTAGCTTACAAGAACCACGGTAGCGAAGCCTATTTCGGGCAGATTTCCACCCGAGAATTACACAGCCAGATTCCCACCGACACCTTGTGGGGTACAGGCATTCTCTATCCGGTGGGGAAATTCCAGTTGCAAGCCTCGCTGGACACAGCACTCCATTGGAACACCTCCCTAGGGTACAAATTCCAGAAGAACGTCACCGCAAGCCTATTTTACTGGGATGGTTTCCGGAGGCCACGGGAACTTGCGTTGGGCGGAATCCAGCTGAAGACGCCTTGGCTGGATTTTGCAGGCTGGTACCAGCGGGGGCAGGACGCTCCCCTCCTGAAACTACGGCTCCATCAGAAATCAACCGCCAAGTCCGCCGGCGGAACCAACGGGAAGTCATCTACCGTCGGAACCGGCGGGAAGCCGCCTGCCGTTAAGGTTTCCTGGCAGACGACAGCCTACTATCACGGGACGGACATTCCTGAAATCGCAAGGCTCTCCCCCACTCTCCTGAAGAACGAGTTCACCGGAACCCAGCAGGTCAGCGCAACCGTTCCCGCCCTATGGAACAGCAGGCTGACTGCCAACGCCCAAGTCTCCATCCCGCAGGAAAACGACGCCACCGGAAAAAGCCAAGGGCGGGCGGACATCCCGACGAACGCACTTAAAGGCCGACTGAAAGTTTCCGCCGAGTCTGGCCCTGACGCCCTGCGGGGACTGTTCAGCATAACATGCCTGGAGGCGGAAAGTCACTGTCCGGAAAACGACCTGCGGGTAAAACTCACCTCCGGATATTTTCAGCAGTTCACTCTGGAAGGGGCCATCAAGAGTCGCCATACCCGAGGCGAAGGCTTTTCCGTCCCACAGTCCCAGGTATACTTGACTTACCATCCGGCGGACCAAATCAAGGCCCGTATGGTCCTACAATTCCCCAAGGGATCCCCCCGGAAAAACACCCAAATCCGTACGGAAACCACAGTCGGAACCAACCATATCCAAAGTCAATTATTGGTCACATTTAGGAAAATACGGAACAAAGAGTTCCACCCCGTACACGGAATCGTTCAAGTAAAATGGCTTTTTTAGCTAAAAAACCGCATGTTTTACCATTTTCGAGGCATATTCCTGTATACTTCGGTAACCAAGAAAAATACGTTTTAGATGTTTTCCATCCGGAATAATATGTACTTTAACGGTACCCAAACACAAACACTCCCTCGACGCTCTTTGGTTACCTCCTTTTTCCGAAGAGCGTCTTTTTTTGTACCCCTACTTGGGGTTACTATATTTGGAGTTATGATTATTCCTGCAGCAATCGGTG
This genomic interval from Fibrobacter sp. UWEL contains the following:
- a CDS encoding GGDEF domain-containing protein; the protein is MTASLCSIGCAAVCLVVALVAVRTSLYDQCYLVLCCVLTCFMLPLLFLFCGGITSGMPLYCITATALLAYAKRGYPKLIAFLVSVAVQVTTLVVTWRQPELVFMELNRDDSYLDILVTVILTSITLFAVGAVAMRSYAVERESKEELLAKLDYLSMRDPLTEVYNRRYLMTFLENEVWRRRDSYFLFMLDLDGLEHLNYGYGHAFGDRALCAVAQLLMQKKSSSGKECVARCGSGSFVFVMEDSSEGEALARGEQIRRDVENMRFEENSMVHLTISAGFVTCGNRSLLNAKLALDKVMELLQVAKSLGKNQIRSMMDG
- a CDS encoding DivIVA domain-containing protein, which produces MELTPLDIRNQSFHKKSLGGIDPAEVKAFLDTAAKAFEQMSRDRTDLTERLKVAEERVNYYRQIEKTIQDAVVTMQRTIDEVKATAEKEAEIIIAEAKARAVREVESTKREAEELRMEIEQLKQIRANYFIRCRSLIKGQEDLLSAMENDQRELEALEQQPRRQVPPTGNVLA
- a CDS encoding DUF167 domain-containing protein, encoding MKINIKVHARSKRESVTPQPDGSFKVEVKAPPVEGAANEAICELLAEHFKVKKRDVRVVLGSTNNKKVVEIDGI
- a CDS encoding GGDEF domain-containing protein, with translation MTLLPADIDRQSFYQSKYRFYRRFAYWVVFLSVMCMPMYFVSDCQLFGRMAWETLPARLVPFLGLLIFIKIARSTRYYKPMVVASYGVLHMILLCTMWAVYFLPDKTHFSEGACITQLLFFAVGFAAPWAYSTIAHTLVIVFILVSHPIVQYQNLDIILSLNVPCWIGICGCHFFMEKLYVKHYTMSERLRYLSLYDELTGAHNRNVTKTLIRRDGTRFIDEFVEPVSLAMFDIDHFKQVNDEYGHPCGDRVLKEFAATVLESIQKKDCFVRWGGEEFILILPQTSIERAHTFVDDIRQKFQDRNNGVCPVTVSAGISGYDGENYKLAIDNADKALYQAKNQGRNRVVVYDPSMN
- a CDS encoding GGDEF domain-containing protein, whose product is MEQTFVFSTVLVANCFGIFLILVLIASNAWRLKDKTPENRSIVALSGLAFLGCILDPIVCWLDGVPGFVSHYVNYILNGLLYWVDMLSAFAWFMFMVSHMQFRLKFVHKAILGAFLALGIFAMIVNCFVPIIFYVDDNNRYVREFGYYLYVFICHGFVIDSMILYLIARKRGGLLKMFPFWIYIMPFVVGTVCQSLFYGVSVLCASFAVSIAGVLASLQKNMIYKDDLTGAFNKAYLDFISGQFGKEKNKMVTVILLNINGFKTINENHGRDVGDRVLRSLSRLLSHAVGETGNVIRYSADEFIVLMHSRTAMVSSVSIARIKANIADYNKLRDCPCKITVRMGAFEMDFGKHSINSKLNEMSQALS
- a CDS encoding Rrf2 family transcriptional regulator, yielding MRISTKGRYALRVMVDLARQGRENYVKLQALSARQQISEKYLEGILGTLVRAKVLEGSRGKGGGYRMRCEPTECTVWDILKLTETSVAPVACLDDEENRCERASTCITLPVWKELDSLIRGYLESVTLDQFLRNLPENEGVVPDGKQWSCGL
- a CDS encoding FKBP-type peptidyl-prolyl cis-trans isomerase, giving the protein MPKLKIFLVLLMSSLCFAVPFKTETVKEGAGDPIRSGQLIKVHYKGYLYLDSAAIAAEKARLVDSLRVADSLRLANDLSAEQIAGVSNPDNSKKKDAKNAPADTAKTEDTSAAVDTANVGNKLFADSYEGGEPLEFTLGMGQVIPGWEKGLVGMKVGEVRKLYVPYQMAYDGNSLDGIPAYSDLYFEVELVAAEKPMEPDVFPKNVEGLKWREVAKGLKINDEKVGSGKPTAIGSVLKVHYTGWLLSGRKFGSSKDMGKPLSVILGNGKMIKGWEQGLDGMREGGVRWFRISPNMGYGAQAFSMIPPNSTLIFRVELISSEVDEEIAEMMDFFPDTTTLKIENGSEGLRYAIIKEGEGEPAQKGINAKVHYTGWLTNGYKFDSSRDRGQPFDFPLGGGRVIRGWDLGVQGMLPGEKRILIVPPGLGYGSRGAGPIPGGSTLIFAVEYLGE
- a CDS encoding PorV/PorQ family protein, with the translated sequence MRKQLLPALLLAPALAFSAGSAIITLEMPVGARQLGMGEAGAALADDATAMYYNPAGLAFGPLADEWRMSYKADSKTAPYFTRMASRSKPGLFSKSELWAGTAEGILKFDGEEWVNYHSITLQGNAKVKDAVKVYAGSERGLEENLRQVKAFNDIKTAEDEKHVIEVKMPWNLIVKDTITAILYENRTEKLWVGTPKSLYRFDGKGWKNYDSELGSHRVNALVSQGASIWIGTDNGLFVYRNGQFEQKGKVLPSQNIKALVWSESRKELFVAADGAGVARLVPKKSVNDKDRWSLFTEEDGVMDLNPTALAVDSSGHVWSAHKGGLSHFNLRKWEQVQFADNNVNDISVDQKGGIWIATDKGVWRHLPNYATASGRKAELERTAEEEASGEVQDEWVHYHSGNGLSVNKVWSVLPQGNDVWFSTANGMEQFKDADYQLSAFYEKLLPILNIPDLYHLYGGMTVPLNDWGTMGFFVNFVSFGSTVASGDVDADDLVAYNSSEIVGGFSYGTRFPGDWGLGLSIKFFYSDLSSGASTGEKDATTFGYAFDVGVLKKNLIVDGLNLALVLANIGPSVYYVDKTIEDPIPLTWRLGLSYEVLALADYKLVIAADYNREVVYDDNKGNPEPFYISCWKSILYPERGGEGLTTAKNSLLQGVFNLGAEFTYANTIALRAGYLYDRTGKRNEVDFGFGFMLSDMLQFDFATIKDVGDNDGVRDGQMRFGMLFKF
- the rsmG gene encoding 16S rRNA (guanine(527)-N(7))-methyltransferase RsmG; this encodes MANSNWSKKSGKSWSKIPSRMPARGADALGSAFVPHMKAPRTEFPLFNGKRVKPSLEGLDKLLHYYGVELQEETLKQIWEYHQLIRANNEDQDLTRLNAFETMVERHYADCTLINAYVEKWPARMIDVGSGAGFPGIPLKIVNPKINLTLCEPRPNRVNFLNMVIEKLGLTNIDVFGHKVTSHSMTIPVDGVISRAFELMEKTFPRLQNSLKIGGRVFFMKGPAAADELKALRPEDYGYKLLEKHFYTIPNSTQERSLVIFERVK